The DNA window ACTTCAGTCCCCAAACATGCATACCCAACACCAAATCATTCCATTCCTTCCCCAAACACAAGATCAAAACATGACTGAAGTGCAAAACTCAACCACTAACGAAAGGAAAGGAAACGCAGCagcgaaaagaaagaaaagaacatGTAACGGCTTTcccttgctgcattttttaaaCCCCAGATTTCAGAAAAAACCAGCACAATCCTCAGCCGAACTCTCTCAATCCAATGTATAAACTCTGAGTTAAACAAACAACACAACTTCAACATCAACAAGTAAAGACTTAAACAGAAACTGATGCAAAAATCACGAAGAAACTCATGCGTGTCTGCAAACCCCAACCACCATTCCTTCTTCGATATCTCCCTCTCGGCTAAGACTCATCTATTGCCCATGAAGCCTATCAATTTTAccctcttaattcaagtactaCAGCTCTTAAACCATGTCGTTAACAAATAATCTAAACCAAAATGAATGGGTAGAgatgcagcaaaagaaaggatGACACTTGCAGCCAAATTTCAGTCACGGTCTTTCTGTTTCGCGAGTGAACGTGAACTAGTGACTTTTGTTCAGGAATTCTCACTCAAACAAAGTCAAAACACAACTACCGAAATTAGACTAACCAACAAAGCATTCTGCCAACAAACAAAGCATTCAGACGATTACCGTACTAATCAACAAGGAATCCGCATCCAGTTTTAGAAGAGGCAAACAAGAATGGGGTTTAAAGCTACCTCCTTTACTGCCTTTTTGGAAACGAATCACCGTGGGGGATGCTGGGGTTAGCAAGATCCACCGAACCCAGGTCACAAAGTTCGGTACAGGGCTGTGAAGCTCGAAGCTTTGGCCCCGAAGTCTCCTCCCTTGCTGTCGGCTGCTTCCTTTCAGTTGTTTTCAGTTCTTCCTCCAAAGCTTTCCtctggttcctttcttttcttatcCCAGAATCTCCCTCGCTCTCGCTTCTAATGGATGGTCCCCCTTGCTCTCTCTTGGACACTTTTTGCCTTCCCCTGCTAGTTTTTCTTTTGGCCGTTCCTCCCCCTAATCTCCTCTCTCCCGTATCTTCCAAGAACTtctctgtttttccttttgtttccaGCCGTCAGTTTGCTCTCTCCCTCTATCTCTCCCGTCGCTCCTCTCCCCCTCTGCTGTTTTCTTCTCACAGCCCCTCAACTCCAGCTCTCTATCCGtatcctctctctctctgtttcgtTCTTTCGTTCATCCACAGCCGCCCCCCAGAAGCAATCTTCTGACCTTTCCCTTTATCTAGTTCTTGCTCACCGACTCACTCTCTcagttttttcccttttgctcCAGTTTTTCCGTTTTTGCTTTCTCTCCCCACGATGAAGCTCCCCTTGCGGCTATCCtgctgtttctttttttttatatcaaatGATCCTCCTTCAACCCTAAAACCTCCGTCCTTTCTTCCTGTATTTGCAGCCCAAGGGGCTCACCCGAAACCCTTCTTTTGCAAGCTGCcacaaaacgcagcttgcatgccgcgttttcactttaccttttttttaacttaatagATACagaatataaataataataataataacaaaatgacaaaactatgtaataataatgaaaacaaataaataaaacaaactaaacaaataaaaacaacaaaaatgtccatttttcaaattttcttcatttttccccttttttcttttttcttttcttttctcaaaacaacttaataaaaataactaaagtttCAAAAGATCgaatttgaacgtatttttgcgaccaattttccctttttctcttttttttcatttttccaatccaactaaagcctatttttttgaatttttcttttcaagaaagcattgaataaaaaactaaatgactacaacatatttttgatgttttccttttcttttttctaaaaactctacgctaattttaaacttaaaagctaaaactaaaaattaaaactaaaagtaaacaacgaatgcaagcaatctaaaatgaaaatcatgaaatagacgccacataaaattattcaaaatttggtgtctacaacgtCCCCGGTAATAGGTTAATCTCAAATTCTATCTCTCGCTCCGGAGGTAGAtttactaattcatcaggaaatacattCGGATATTCACCCACTATAGGTACATCTTCTATATTCAATTTATCGGTGAGAGTGTTAATAAGAAAAGTTAGGAACTCTTGTGCCCCTCTACTCAGAAGTTTCCTAACCCGAATACCCGAAATTAATGCAGATGAGGCTAGGCTACCCCTTACATCTAACCTTAAAGTCGCCTCCCCCGGTATACGCAATTCTACCACATTTCTCTTACAGTCAAGTTGGgcatcatacttagctaaccagTCTATTCCTAAAATAACGTCGTACCCCTGAATAGCTAAGCTTATAAGATTCCCCAATagcttcctctctcctacccaaatttcacaatcaACATACATCATACTAGTGATTAAACATTGGTTTTCCGGAGGAGTACTAACTTTCAAATCGTAAGACAAGCTAACAAGTTTAATATCAATTCCGCACATAAAATCAGGGTTAATAAAGGAATAGGTGGCACCTGGATCTATCAAAATCCTACCTAGACGATGGAAgataggaatcgtaccttccaccacttcAGCAAAATCTGGGACTGGGCGTTGCTCAAGGGAGTACACCCGTGTAGGCACCTTCGGCTTTGTTCCTTCCATTTTGGACTGCCCCGAGGTGGCCTTCGATGATTGGGTAGTTACTCTCGCCTCCCAAAGTAACACCAAACAGTTGGCTATTTGATGCTCCGCACTCCCACAGCGTAAgcattttctttccttcctccaACAGTTGTCCTCGATGTGGTTTGGTTTCCTACAAAATCTATAAGGACCACGAGAAATCGAGACTGAGCTCCCCTGTGAGGCACTTCTCTGTTCGCCTCGTCCAGTTTGACCACCTCTTGGCGGAGTTCCCTGTGCCATTCCCAGTAGCCTTCCTCCTCCGGCTTCCCTTCcgaacttgggaggggtacccTTATCCCCCTGTGACGAACTACTCGCAGGAAATCCTCGTTTCTTCACctgaaagtttctaacttgcAGTCTCACATTTTCAACTCGCAAGGCTTTCTCCACTGCTTCACTAAAAGTATTGATCTGGActaccgccagatccttttgaatctcTACATTTAGCCTCTGGATAAATCACCGCACCCTCCTTTGTTCAGTTACAATAAGTTCAAGGGCAAACCTGGACAGTCTCATAAATTGGCTCTCATACTCGGCCACCATTTGAGTTTCCTAGCGAAGCCTtatgaactcgtcctccttcttttcctgaACCAAAGGCGGAAAGTACTTTGCATTGAATTCTCTCATGAAATTTACCCACGTTCTTGgtgtttgttctctttcccacttcgtccatatcacattccaccaagaacgagCGGCCTCCTCTaattggaagacagcaaaagtgACCTGCCTCTCCTCACTATAGTGTAAGACcgcaaagatatccaccatcttctctAACCAGCTCTCGGCCACATCAGGATCTGGCCTTCCTAGAAACTTTGGTGGGAAgaatttttgaaacctctcgAGGGTTCGATCCTCACTCTCTATATGATTCCTGGGATTTTCGGGGTTCCCAACTAGCGGATTAGGGTTGTGGCCCTGTTGTTCCATGACATGGGCTAAAAGATCGGTCATCCGCTGAATAGCAGCGGCTGCCTGAACAATAGGGTTAATTCtgggttcagggtttggttcggGCATAGTTTCCCGATTACCCCCTTCGATCGCAGTTTACCTACTTCCATGTCCATGCCCTCGTCTATTACGAGTGCCCTCCATTGACTTAAGTCAAACTAAAGTCGAGGCACAGATATAATGTTAAAGGGGCACATAAGCATAGACATATAAGCATGAACAATTAACCAAAAGTAAACACCACATAAGGCATATATACACCTAATGCATTTatacatagaacacataacTGTTTCAAACAGTCATACAGGAGCAatcagtcaagtacatacaaAAGTAATCCCACGAAACTAAAGGGGTCCTTCAAAAGACAATATACAAAGTTAGGCTAAAATACAAAAGTAGCTAACTAAGAGCTTTTCCTAACTATTCCCCTCATGGAATCAAAACATAGCTCAAAAGAGCTCTAACCTAGTTCCCAACTGAACCCACGGACTCTCTCCCTTGGCTAGAACTAGGTGTGCTCCCCTCATCATGAGTTTCGTCACCCGGAACTTCCACTTGTGCGTTGGCGCCAATCACCCCTTAGATGAGCGCCTCGCACTTGTTAATGATACCCCCGGACCGATCTCGAACTTCCCTGACCACCCTTGTAAGGCGGTCAGTAGTCACGTGCAACTGCTCCCTAAGAGTGTTCGTTCGCTCTTGCTCCATGACTATGTCCCCCTGGAGCTCCCCGATTCGGTCCGATTGCATCCTCATGATGCCCCACAGTCTAAGCGTCTCGGCGTGATCCCTGGCGGCGGCACGTCTAAGCCTCTTTCTTTCGTCTAGTACCGTCACGACCACATGGTCAGCGTAAAAGTAATTTTGGCAACGCCTATAGCGACGGGTCCGACTAGCAGTATAGCAAAGCAGGATCGGACCTCTAGGCCTCTCTTGGTAATCGATGACTCGTGGGCACCTCCGAGGTGGCTCACCTCCACCCTCTCCACTTGTTCCAGCCATAACCTACAAGGATAGGAAAGGTTCACATCTTAGACAAAGTAGTCACACTTAACGGCACCTTAACACAAACCCCACAAGTCTGAAGAAACACAGTTCTAActcgcccaagtcatttctaacctaggctctgataccacctgtgacagccccaccttcccctaaggcgtaccaaagggattagcgaactgcctgcccaactctcgtcaggactactaagacggttatATACAACTAAAACGTTCCGAAGTATATTAGCGCGCTACGGTTCAACAACCACGAAacgaaaaaaatgaaaacgaaaacgaaagatgaatagtaactgccacgtcacaatccagccggattggaggcagaggccaaactgaaaatttttcaaacctaCCCTGCATATCCGGCCAGGTATTCGGCCAAAACTTGGTCGGATTCTTGATCGGATTCGGTGAACAATAACCTCGCCAAAATTTTTCTCTCCTCGTTCGACTTCCATACTCAACCGGATCgcaaacaaatacaagtacTTTATCCAACACAAATGAATATACAATACTAAAGAAGTTTGTAACACATATACACATGAAAACACTTCGAAATACATATATTGGTATATGTACAAGTCAAAAGAAATCGTTGGATCAAAATACGCTTTTCCATctatcgaggagctatacaaaacaAAGAATttcctaactagctcaactcgcttcccAAAACATAGTTCCAAAAGTTGTTCCTGtaagaaaaaacaaaataacgagGGTGAGTTTATGCTCGTGAGGTACCGACAAGACACACCGAGATAATCATGCCTAGGCAAGGAACACATAAGAAATTACGTCACAATAACCAAAGTTAAAAGGATACgatcggctctcaagagccactttCCACTTGTTGTACTTGATCTCAAactcgttgacactccgtcaacgcttggagcaaagaacaagaccgtagatcccactttacaccaCATTCCTTCCACCGAACATttcccttaccgggcccgaacacctcacagtaacagagaggcaatactcgagtataccacagGGTCGAGGGAATAATACTCCACTCGACTAACAGTAAACCCATAGTTGGTTATCGAATCGCCTaggcccttgtcggctcgactcgaataacaACCAATGGGGTATGAGCTCAGATATCACAGTTAAGTCGTTGGTCATAGTCCCAAACGACATTAAATCAGGCACAAATACAGTTTCACAGTTAAACAGTAGTAGTCATACAGATGAGAGAACGAGAGCGAtgaagtacactctcgtctcattcaagCCAACCAAGTTCACATATTCAAGTATATCAATCATTTAAGCATCAAACCAtataatggtacactcaccagttcaaataaaGCAAGTTCACAAATTTCC is part of the Coffea eugenioides isolate CCC68of chromosome 6, Ceug_1.0, whole genome shotgun sequence genome and encodes:
- the LOC113774219 gene encoding uncharacterized protein LOC113774219, whose product is MPEPNPEPRINPIVQAAAAIQRMTDLLAHVMEQQGHNPNPLVGNPENPRNHIESEDRTLERFQKFFPPKFLGRPDPDVAESWLEKMVDIFAVLHYSEERQRLNVEIQKDLAVVQINTFSEAVEKALRVENVRLQVRNFQVKKRGFPASSSSQGDKGTPPKFGREAGGGRLLGMAQGTPPRGGQTGRGEQRSASQGSSVSISRGPYRFCRKPNHIEDNCWRKERKCLRCGSAEHQIANCLVLLWEARVTTQSSKATSGQSKMEGTKPKVPTRVYSLEQRPVPDFAEVVEGTIPIFHRLGRILIDPGATYSFINPDFMCGIDIKLVSLSYDLKVSTPPENQCLITSMMYVDCEIWVGERKLLGNLISLAIQGYDVILGIDWLAKYDAQLDCKRNVVELRIPGEATLRLDVRGSLASSALISGIRVRKLLSRGAQEFLTFLINTLTDKLNIEDVPIVGEYPNVFPDELVNLPPEREIEFEINLLPGTL